Proteins co-encoded in one Ruegeria pomeroyi DSS-3 genomic window:
- a CDS encoding MarR family winged helix-turn-helix transcriptional regulator, whose product MWTGKTGNMLGALALTLTDRIRAEVNVSLDAGGETAAALVLLGANPALTVAEIAEALGLTHSGAVRLVDRLCVSGLAERQSGPDARAVHVRLTSAGARQRRRALLRRQAVLDHALQALSPSEEAAFAQMLDKLLRRMLDFPDQGHRFCRLCDEDLCVPHGCPVEERLVELLERQARETGL is encoded by the coding sequence ATGTGGACAGGAAAGACCGGTAACATGCTGGGAGCCCTGGCGCTCACGTTGACCGACAGGATCCGGGCAGAGGTGAATGTCTCGCTCGATGCCGGCGGCGAGACGGCGGCGGCGCTGGTTCTGCTGGGCGCGAACCCTGCGCTGACAGTGGCCGAGATCGCCGAGGCTCTGGGGCTGACCCATAGCGGCGCGGTACGGCTGGTTGACCGGCTGTGCGTTTCCGGTCTTGCCGAGCGTCAGAGCGGGCCGGATGCGCGCGCGGTGCATGTCCGGCTGACCTCTGCCGGTGCGCGGCAGCGCAGGCGGGCGCTGCTGCGTCGTCAGGCAGTTCTGGATCACGCCTTGCAGGCATTGTCCCCATCCGAGGAAGCGGCGTTTGCACAAATGCTGGACAAGCTCCTGCGCCGGATGCTGGATTTCCCCGACCAGGGGCATCGGTTCTGCCGTTTGTGCGATGAAGACCTCTGTGTTCCCCACGGGTGTCCGGTTGAAGAGCGTCTGGTCGAGCTTCTTGAGCGGCAGGCGCGGGAAACGGGGCTTTGA
- a CDS encoding succinate dehydrogenase assembly factor 2 has translation MSESRETRIKRMRMRSMRRGIKEMDLILSAYADRSIEAMDAGALDLYDALLHENDQDLYQWVTGQVSAPDRYRDLIADISQTFQK, from the coding sequence GTGAGCGAGAGCCGCGAAACCCGGATCAAACGGATGCGCATGCGCTCGATGCGGCGCGGCATCAAGGAGATGGACCTGATCCTGTCCGCCTATGCCGATCGCAGTATCGAGGCGATGGATGCGGGCGCGCTCGATCTTTATGACGCGCTGCTGCATGAGAACGACCAGGATCTCTATCAATGGGTCACGGGGCAGGTTTCTGCCCCGGACCGCTATCGGGATCTGATCGCGGATATCTCGCAAACGTTTCAAAAATAA
- a CDS encoding TIGR02453 family protein: protein MPDPFDRLIPEARAFLAELAANNSRDWFTAQKARYDTELKRPAELLLDQVAARLGPGTATKLFRAQRDVRFSKDKTPYNTHLHLLWTTPEGAQWFFGVSPDYVTAGGGRMGFDAATLARYRASLPQQGEGLRAALAALADQGLRLSEPELKRPAPPVAPGDALADLARRKSLTAWIDLPPDGEDLPGRILTAFERLRPMQSALSQLLEKGA, encoded by the coding sequence ATGCCAGACCCGTTCGACCGATTGATCCCCGAAGCCCGCGCCTTTTTGGCCGAGTTGGCGGCCAATAACAGCCGCGACTGGTTCACGGCGCAGAAAGCACGTTACGACACAGAGCTGAAACGCCCTGCAGAGCTGTTGCTGGATCAGGTGGCGGCGCGGCTGGGGCCGGGCACAGCGACCAAACTGTTCCGAGCGCAGCGCGACGTGCGGTTTTCCAAGGACAAGACACCCTATAACACCCATCTGCACCTGCTCTGGACCACGCCGGAGGGGGCGCAATGGTTCTTTGGCGTCTCGCCCGACTATGTCACCGCGGGCGGCGGGCGGATGGGGTTCGACGCGGCCACGCTGGCCCGCTATCGCGCCAGCCTGCCCCAGCAAGGCGAGGGGCTGCGCGCGGCGCTGGCGGCGCTGGCGGATCAGGGCCTGCGCCTGTCCGAGCCGGAGCTGAAGCGCCCCGCCCCGCCGGTCGCGCCCGGGGATGCGCTGGCCGATCTGGCGCGGCGCAAGTCGCTGACCGCCTGGATCGACCTGCCGCCCGACGGGGAGGACCTGCCCGGGCGCATCCTGACGGCGTTTGAACGCCTGCGCCCGATGCAATCGGCACTGTCCCAGTTGCTGGAGAAAGGCGCATGA
- a CDS encoding VOC family protein translates to MPLKYLHVMVRVKDLEKSMAFYELLGLREIRRYDSEEGRFTLVYLAAPGQDETPLELTYNWDGDDGLPSDSRHFGHLAYGVDDIYATCAMLQENGITINRPPRDGRMAFIRSPDNISIELLQNGAALDPAEPWVSMDSTGHW, encoded by the coding sequence ATGCCGCTCAAATATCTGCACGTCATGGTCCGCGTGAAGGACCTTGAAAAATCCATGGCCTTCTACGAATTGCTCGGGCTGCGCGAAATCCGCCGCTACGACAGTGAAGAGGGGCGGTTTACCCTGGTCTATCTGGCCGCGCCCGGGCAGGACGAGACGCCGCTGGAGCTGACCTATAACTGGGACGGCGATGACGGGCTGCCCAGCGACAGCCGCCATTTCGGGCATCTCGCCTATGGGGTCGACGACATCTATGCCACCTGCGCGATGCTGCAGGAAAACGGCATCACCATCAACCGGCCGCCGCGCGACGGGCGCATGGCCTTTATCCGCTCGCCCGACAATATCTCGATCGAATTGCTGCAGAACGGTGCCGCGCTGGACCCGGCCGAGCCCTGGGTCAGCATGGACAGCACCGGCCACTGGTGA
- a CDS encoding MarR family winged helix-turn-helix transcriptional regulator, with amino-acid sequence MERQIAQAGAKGFMANYLEALSLVERLHRLLLDVIKDEFERVGVLEINAVQALLLFNIGDNEVTAGELKSRGYYQGSNVSYNLKKLVDMGYMHHQRCEIDRRSVRVRLTQRGREIRDVVAELFMRHAEGLQSRGVLGPDGIEEITSALKRVERYWTDQIRYIY; translated from the coding sequence ATGGAGAGGCAGATCGCCCAGGCCGGCGCCAAAGGCTTCATGGCAAACTATCTGGAGGCGCTGTCGCTGGTCGAGCGGTTACACCGGCTGCTGCTCGATGTGATTAAGGACGAGTTCGAGCGGGTCGGCGTGCTGGAAATCAACGCGGTGCAGGCGCTCTTGCTGTTCAATATCGGCGATAACGAGGTGACGGCGGGCGAATTGAAAAGCCGCGGCTACTATCAGGGCAGCAATGTCAGCTACAACCTCAAGAAGCTGGTCGACATGGGCTATATGCACCACCAGCGCTGCGAGATCGACCGCCGCTCGGTCCGGGTCCGGCTGACCCAGCGCGGGCGCGAGATCCGCGACGTGGTGGCCGAGCTGTTCATGCGCCATGCCGAGGGGCTGCAAAGCCGGGGCGTGCTGGGTCCCGACGGGATCGAGGAGATCACCTCGGCCCTGAAACGGGTAGAGCGGTACTGGACCGACCAGATCCGGTATATTTATTGA
- a CDS encoding surface lipoprotein assembly modifier: MAGAEAPVKLSPDELRATAVQALRIGAPEQAYSYAQALLQRDPADRQALLVHSRAARTLGRFDEARSSAQQAWRLSETDEQKFASSMVMAQALASDERRTLAQWWLRRAVEHAPSEELSRIAVRDFRYVRARNPWLTRLSFAITPDSNINNGSSQRSSFLNYKLSEVLYGQPVEYQLGGSARALSGIEYALGVTTRYRFRELPTRAHDLILSVDLRAYSLSSEAKAIAPTASASDFSFASYTLGYGQRGINLDRRGEYRFFVDVGQSWYGGNEYARFARFSLGQSYKLARGRQINARIATERQWGVTRSDQDTVRADLSYTLPLSGGTVLWTNLTGAVATSDVAADEFDEIALRAQITFAKPVFGATAQLGLWARSRDYDVSPHDRNGRQEDKYEADFTLIFNKIDYYGFNPTMRISASRTESNIALYDARRFGVNFGIQSAF; this comes from the coding sequence ATGGCCGGTGCCGAGGCGCCGGTCAAACTGAGCCCCGATGAACTGCGCGCCACCGCCGTCCAGGCGCTCCGCATCGGGGCGCCTGAACAGGCTTACAGCTATGCGCAGGCCCTGTTGCAGCGCGATCCGGCGGACCGGCAGGCGCTGCTGGTGCATTCTCGTGCGGCGCGGACGCTTGGCCGCTTTGACGAGGCGCGCAGCTCGGCCCAGCAGGCCTGGCGGCTGTCCGAAACCGACGAGCAAAAATTCGCAAGCTCGATGGTCATGGCCCAGGCGCTTGCCTCGGATGAGCGCCGCACCCTGGCGCAATGGTGGCTGCGCCGCGCTGTGGAACACGCCCCCTCGGAAGAGTTGAGCCGCATCGCCGTGCGCGATTTCCGCTATGTACGTGCCCGCAATCCGTGGCTGACGCGGCTGTCCTTTGCGATCACGCCGGACAGCAACATCAACAACGGTTCGTCGCAACGCTCCTCGTTCCTGAACTACAAGCTGTCCGAGGTTCTCTATGGTCAGCCGGTGGAATACCAGCTGGGCGGTTCGGCCCGGGCTCTGTCGGGGATCGAATACGCGCTGGGTGTCACCACAAGATACCGGTTCCGCGAGCTGCCGACCCGCGCGCATGACCTGATCCTGTCGGTCGATCTGCGCGCCTATTCGCTGTCCTCCGAGGCCAAGGCCATCGCCCCCACTGCCAGCGCCAGCGATTTTTCCTTTGCCTCATACACGCTGGGCTATGGCCAGCGCGGCATCAATCTCGACCGGCGCGGAGAATACCGTTTCTTCGTCGATGTCGGGCAGAGCTGGTATGGCGGCAACGAATATGCCCGGTTCGCCCGGTTCAGTCTTGGGCAAAGCTACAAGCTGGCGCGAGGCCGCCAGATCAACGCCCGCATCGCCACCGAACGGCAATGGGGCGTGACCCGCAGCGATCAGGACACGGTGCGCGCCGATCTGTCCTATACCCTGCCGCTCAGCGGCGGCACCGTGCTCTGGACCAATCTGACCGGGGCGGTAGCGACCTCGGACGTTGCCGCCGACGAGTTCGACGAGATCGCGCTGCGCGCCCAGATCACATTCGCCAAACCGGTCTTCGGCGCCACCGCGCAGCTGGGACTCTGGGCGCGCAGCCGCGATTACGACGTCTCTCCGCATGACCGCAATGGCCGGCAGGAAGACAAGTACGAGGCCGATTTCACGCTTATCTTCAACAAGATAGATTACTACGGCTTCAACCCGACCATGCGCATCAGCGCCTCTCGCACCGAAAGCAACATCGCGCTTTATGATGCGCGCCGGTTCGGGGTGAACTTCGGCATCCAATCCGCGTTCTAG
- a CDS encoding alpha/beta fold hydrolase: MSMQTETIDLNGNPFFLRRWGDPALPPLLMLHGFPEYGGAWADLAPHLAHRFHCIAPDQRGYGQSWAPEGVAHYATSHLVADMAALVGTLGTPLTVLGHDWGAAVAYGLAMFRPELVDRLIIANGVHPVPFQRAMAAGGAQSAASQYMNALRAPEATEHFAANDYKALTDFFTRHMGGHDWLSPARLAEYKAEWARPGRLDAMLNWYRASPLVIAAPGQPRTDLPDLPLDRLRVRCPHLLLWGPDDRALLPEATEGLEDFAPDLTRITIPGTDHWLCHQAPDRVAAAILDWMPQPETAR, encoded by the coding sequence ATGAGCATGCAAACCGAGACCATTGATCTGAACGGCAACCCGTTCTTTCTGCGCCGCTGGGGCGATCCGGCGCTGCCGCCGCTGCTGATGTTGCACGGCTTTCCAGAATATGGCGGTGCCTGGGCTGACCTCGCTCCGCATCTGGCCCACCGCTTTCACTGCATCGCCCCCGATCAGCGCGGCTATGGCCAAAGCTGGGCGCCCGAGGGCGTCGCGCATTACGCCACCTCGCATCTGGTCGCGGACATGGCAGCGCTGGTCGGAACTCTCGGCACGCCGCTCACCGTGCTGGGGCATGACTGGGGCGCGGCGGTGGCCTATGGGCTGGCGATGTTCCGCCCCGAACTGGTCGACCGCCTGATCATCGCCAATGGCGTGCACCCGGTGCCCTTCCAGCGCGCGATGGCGGCGGGCGGGGCGCAATCGGCGGCCTCGCAATACATGAACGCCCTGCGCGCGCCCGAGGCGACGGAGCATTTCGCCGCCAATGATTACAAGGCACTGACCGATTTCTTCACCCGCCACATGGGAGGCCATGACTGGCTCAGCCCCGCGCGACTGGCCGAATACAAGGCCGAATGGGCGCGGCCCGGACGGCTCGATGCGATGCTGAACTGGTACCGCGCCTCGCCGCTGGTGATCGCTGCCCCCGGACAACCCCGCACCGACCTGCCCGACCTGCCGCTTGACCGGCTGCGCGTGCGCTGCCCGCATCTGCTGCTCTGGGGGCCGGACGACCGCGCACTGTTGCCCGAGGCGACCGAGGGGCTCGAGGATTTCGCCCCCGACCTGACCCGCATCACCATCCCCGGCACCGACCACTGGCTGTGCCATCAGGCGCCCGACCGGGTCGCCGCCGCCATCCTGGACTGGATGCCCCAACCGGAGACCGCCCGATGA
- a CDS encoding DUF1194 domain-containing protein, translating to MYRAAAVACALEVTAPPVQAAECRLALALALDVSRSVNAREDRLQRQGLAAALRAPEVVRAAFSTPQPVALAAYEWSGPNDQHLLLDWVLLRTPTDLETAAARLGASRRATTEAPTAMGHALTYGAALLGRGPDCLFRTIDLSGDGENNEGFGPRAAYSTPEFDGITVNGLAINGAEYETEIQLIPYFRSEVLHGPGAFLEVAQGFADFERAMRRKLERELSGLVIGELR from the coding sequence ATGTACCGGGCCGCCGCCGTCGCCTGTGCGCTGGAGGTGACGGCGCCCCCGGTCCAGGCGGCCGAGTGCCGCTTGGCGCTGGCCCTGGCGCTGGATGTCTCGCGCTCGGTCAATGCCCGCGAGGATCGCTTGCAGCGGCAGGGGCTGGCCGCCGCCCTGCGTGCGCCCGAAGTGGTGCGGGCCGCCTTCTCGACGCCCCAACCGGTGGCGCTTGCCGCTTATGAGTGGAGCGGGCCGAACGATCAGCACCTGCTGCTCGACTGGGTCCTGCTCCGCACGCCTACCGATCTTGAAACCGCCGCCGCCCGGCTGGGCGCCTCGCGCCGTGCAACGACCGAAGCCCCCACCGCGATGGGCCACGCGCTGACCTATGGTGCGGCACTGCTCGGGCGCGGCCCCGACTGTCTGTTCCGCACCATCGACCTGTCGGGCGATGGCGAGAATAACGAGGGGTTCGGCCCGCGCGCGGCCTATTCCACCCCGGAGTTTGACGGCATCACGGTCAACGGGCTGGCGATCAACGGCGCCGAATACGAGACCGAGATCCAGCTGATCCCCTATTTCCGATCCGAAGTCCTGCATGGTCCCGGCGCCTTTCTCGAGGTGGCGCAGGGCTTTGCCGATTTCGAGCGCGCCATGCGGCGCAAGCTGGAGCGGGAACTGTCCGGGCTGGTGATCGGGGAGCTGCGATGA
- a CDS encoding DMT family transporter yields the protein MTTSGERRVAGLAMIGSAACWGSATVMSRDLLVSMTSIQLLLVQLMASVCVLLALAAPRFPWTYRSREMTKGALCGVLEPGLAYVVGLAGLAQTTAGRASIISASEPVLIVLVAWVLFNQRPGLRLMAAIAIAVGGLVLVSWSPVVEDRGGAFRGDMMVVLATLFAAGYVVISSRIVGSFPAASLASGQQMVGLAFAMLVYAGAMAHGDDMGGFGAIPGGTLAYAALSGVVQYALAFWLYLIGLRYLSAGAAGLWLTLIPVFGLAGAWLWLGERPGLLTVLGAIVIVSAVVLGNRGGTE from the coding sequence TTGACGACCTCGGGCGAACGACGCGTCGCGGGGCTGGCGATGATCGGCTCGGCTGCCTGTTGGGGTTCGGCCACCGTGATGTCGCGGGACCTTCTGGTCTCGATGACGTCCATCCAGCTGCTTCTGGTGCAGCTCATGGCTAGCGTCTGCGTCTTGCTGGCACTCGCGGCGCCACGCTTTCCCTGGACCTACCGGTCGCGGGAGATGACCAAGGGCGCGCTTTGCGGCGTGCTTGAGCCGGGACTGGCTTATGTGGTCGGGCTGGCCGGTCTGGCGCAGACCACGGCGGGACGGGCATCAATAATCAGTGCAAGCGAACCGGTTCTGATCGTGCTGGTTGCCTGGGTGCTGTTTAACCAAAGACCAGGGCTGCGTCTGATGGCGGCGATCGCGATTGCCGTGGGCGGGCTGGTGTTGGTGTCCTGGTCTCCGGTTGTCGAGGATCGGGGCGGGGCGTTCAGGGGCGATATGATGGTTGTTCTCGCGACCCTGTTCGCGGCCGGTTATGTGGTGATCTCCAGTCGCATCGTCGGCAGCTTCCCTGCGGCCTCGCTTGCGTCGGGACAACAGATGGTGGGGCTTGCCTTTGCGATGCTGGTTTATGCGGGGGCGATGGCGCACGGGGATGATATGGGCGGGTTTGGCGCGATACCCGGTGGTACGCTCGCTTATGCGGCCCTGTCCGGTGTCGTGCAATATGCGCTGGCGTTCTGGTTGTATCTGATCGGCCTGCGGTATCTTTCGGCCGGCGCCGCCGGGCTGTGGCTGACGCTGATCCCTGTGTTCGGTCTTGCCGGGGCCTGGCTCTGGCTGGGCGAACGTCCAGGCTTGCTGACCGTGCTGGGGGCAATTGTCATCGTCTCGGCGGTCGTGCTGGGAAATCGCGGGGGAACGGAGTAG
- a CDS encoding DUF1194 domain-containing protein, which translates to MIRLLTLLALLLPVPGWAGCRQALALGLDVSGSVDGREYRLQLDGLAAALLAPEVQARLLAMPGHPIRLAVYEWSEPGFQRLILPWHQIDTAADLETVAATLRTTRRAAAPPGTAIGPAMHHGAALLAQQPDCWKRTLDLSGDGKHNMGPHPRVVKAALEGSGLTVNALVIGADSTTFTDLRQTQIGELSAYYGAWVILGPDAFVEVALGYEDYQAAMERKLRRELEGLVLSALPTRAATQLHAPVLPWPVLPQ; encoded by the coding sequence ATGATCCGCTTGCTGACCCTGCTGGCCCTGCTGCTGCCGGTACCCGGCTGGGCCGGATGCCGGCAGGCGCTGGCACTGGGTCTGGATGTGTCCGGCTCGGTCGATGGGCGCGAATACCGGTTGCAGCTCGACGGGCTGGCCGCCGCGCTGCTGGCACCCGAGGTACAGGCCCGGCTGCTGGCAATGCCCGGCCATCCGATCCGGCTGGCCGTCTATGAATGGAGCGAACCGGGGTTTCAGCGCCTGATCCTGCCGTGGCACCAGATCGACACCGCTGCGGATCTGGAGACGGTCGCGGCCACCCTGCGCACCACCCGCCGGGCCGCGGCGCCGCCGGGCACCGCCATCGGCCCCGCGATGCACCACGGCGCCGCCCTGCTGGCCCAACAGCCCGATTGCTGGAAGCGCACGCTCGACCTGTCGGGCGATGGCAAACACAACATGGGCCCGCATCCCCGCGTGGTAAAGGCGGCGCTCGAGGGCAGCGGCCTGACCGTCAACGCCCTGGTGATCGGGGCGGACAGCACCACTTTCACCGACCTCCGCCAGACCCAGATCGGAGAGCTATCGGCCTATTACGGGGCCTGGGTGATCCTGGGGCCGGATGCCTTTGTCGAGGTGGCGCTGGGGTACGAAGACTATCAGGCGGCGATGGAGCGCAAGCTGCGGCGCGAGCTGGAGGGGCTGGTTCTGTCCGCCCTTCCCACCCGCGCCGCGACGCAGCTACACGCGCCTGTCCTGCCGTGGCCTGTCCTGCCTCAATAA
- a CDS encoding pyridoxal phosphate-dependent aminotransferase: MSFLSATLSRVKPSPTVAMTAKAAELKAGGRDIIGLSAGEPDFDTPQNIKDAATAAIAAGKTKYTAPDGIIELKQAVCAKMQRDHGLSYTPAQVSVGSGGKQTLYNALMATLNPGDEVIIPAPYWVSYPDMVLLGGGTPVVVETALESAFKLTPAQLEAAITPRTKWFIFNSPSNPTGAGYSRDELKGLTDVLMRHPHVWVMSDDMYEHLAYDGFAFCTPAQVEPGLYERTLTCNGTSKAYAMTGWRIGYAAGPVGLIAAMRKIQSQSTSNPCTISQWAAVEALNGTQEFLAPNNALFKRRRDLVLSMLNAIEGIDCPTPEGAFYVYPSIAGLIGKTTPKGTRIDSDETFCTALLEEADVAVVFGAAFGLSPNFRVSYAASDAALTEACTRIQRFCASLT; this comes from the coding sequence ATGAGTTTCCTGTCTGCGACATTGTCCCGCGTCAAACCCTCGCCCACCGTCGCCATGACCGCCAAGGCCGCCGAGCTGAAGGCCGGGGGCCGCGACATCATCGGGCTGAGCGCGGGCGAGCCGGATTTCGACACGCCGCAGAACATCAAGGATGCCGCAACCGCCGCCATCGCGGCGGGCAAGACCAAATACACAGCGCCCGACGGTATCATCGAGCTGAAACAGGCGGTCTGCGCCAAGATGCAGCGCGATCACGGGCTGAGCTATACGCCTGCCCAGGTCTCGGTCGGCAGTGGCGGCAAGCAGACGCTGTACAATGCGCTGATGGCAACGCTCAATCCCGGTGACGAGGTGATCATCCCCGCCCCCTATTGGGTCAGCTATCCCGACATGGTGCTGCTGGGCGGCGGCACGCCGGTGGTGGTGGAAACCGCGCTCGAGTCCGCGTTCAAGCTGACACCGGCGCAGCTTGAGGCGGCGATCACACCGCGCACGAAATGGTTCATCTTCAACTCGCCCTCGAACCCGACCGGCGCGGGCTACAGCCGTGACGAGTTGAAAGGGCTGACCGATGTTCTGATGCGTCACCCCCATGTCTGGGTGATGTCGGACGACATGTACGAGCACCTTGCCTATGACGGGTTCGCATTCTGCACGCCGGCACAGGTGGAGCCGGGCCTGTACGAGCGCACGCTGACCTGCAACGGCACCTCCAAGGCCTATGCGATGACTGGCTGGCGGATCGGCTATGCCGCCGGCCCGGTGGGACTGATCGCAGCCATGCGCAAGATCCAGTCGCAATCCACCTCGAACCCCTGCACCATCAGCCAATGGGCGGCGGTCGAGGCGCTCAATGGTACCCAGGAATTCCTGGCGCCCAACAACGCCCTGTTCAAACGGCGCCGCGATCTGGTGCTGTCGATGCTGAACGCCATCGAGGGGATCGACTGCCCCACGCCCGAAGGCGCCTTCTATGTCTATCCCTCGATCGCGGGGCTGATCGGCAAGACGACGCCCAAAGGCACCCGGATCGACAGTGACGAGACCTTTTGCACAGCGCTGCTGGAAGAGGCAGACGTGGCGGTGGTGTTTGGCGCGGCCTTCGGGCTTTCGCCGAATTTCCGGGTCAGCTACGCTGCATCCGACGCGGCCCTGACCGAGGCCTGCACCCGCATCCAGCGCTTTTGCGCGTCACTGACCTGA
- a CDS encoding helix-turn-helix domain-containing protein, whose translation MSDETDWYGPEAATFGDRLAAAREASGMTQAQLARRLGVKKATINGWEDDLSEPRANRLSMLAGLLNVSIVWLITGEGQGGEALNETDETARDMAALLTELRSLRADLQASGQRAARLEKQLRQIMEHSA comes from the coding sequence ATGAGTGACGAAACCGATTGGTACGGACCCGAGGCAGCCACCTTTGGAGATCGTCTGGCCGCGGCGCGAGAGGCCTCGGGCATGACCCAGGCCCAACTGGCCCGCCGGCTGGGGGTAAAGAAGGCCACGATCAACGGCTGGGAGGACGACCTGTCCGAACCGCGCGCCAACCGGCTGTCGATGCTGGCGGGGCTGCTCAATGTCTCGATCGTCTGGCTGATCACCGGCGAAGGGCAGGGCGGCGAGGCGCTGAACGAGACCGACGAAACCGCCCGCGACATGGCGGCTTTGCTGACCGAATTGCGCAGCCTGCGCGCCGATCTTCAGGCCAGCGGCCAACGTGCCGCGCGGCTGGAAAAGCAGCTGCGCCAGATCATGGAGCATTCCGCGTGA
- a CDS encoding MATE family efflux transporter has translation MTKVMTYRGHARAIAVLGLPLIGGHLAQFAIGLTDTVMLGWYGVEALAAVTLGSSYFFVLFLMGAGFGWAVMPMVAAAAAERDETSIRRATRMGLWASLIFAMLAMPLLIWSQPILLALGQEPEIATMAAEYLRVAGWGMIPALTVMVVKSYLAALERTQVVFWVTVGAVFANAAANYALIFGNWGAPELGITGAAIASICTQMVSLVAVLAYALWVLPQHTLFRRFWRPDSEMFRRVVRLGVPIALTNLAEVSLFSASAVMMGWLGAVPLAAHGIAIQLAAATFMVHLGLSNAATIRAGNAYGRRDREHMARGGKVVIAMSLMMSLVTIALFLTCAEPLISLFMEPDDPNRPEILAIGVGLLAMAALFQLVDGAQVMALGLLRGVQDTTVPMIMAAVSYWLVGIPASYVLGFVLRWEGIGVWAGLSVGLACAGSLLMTRFWRRSIRLID, from the coding sequence ATGACCAAGGTGATGACATATCGCGGCCATGCAAGGGCGATCGCGGTGCTGGGCCTACCGCTGATCGGCGGGCATCTGGCGCAATTCGCCATCGGGCTGACCGATACGGTCATGCTGGGCTGGTACGGGGTCGAGGCGCTGGCGGCGGTGACGCTGGGCAGCAGCTATTTCTTCGTGCTGTTCCTGATGGGCGCGGGCTTTGGCTGGGCGGTGATGCCGATGGTGGCCGCCGCTGCCGCCGAGCGGGACGAGACCAGCATCCGGCGGGCGACGCGGATGGGGCTTTGGGCCTCGCTGATCTTTGCCATGCTGGCGATGCCGCTGCTGATCTGGTCGCAGCCGATTCTGCTGGCTTTGGGGCAGGAGCCCGAGATTGCCACCATGGCGGCAGAGTATCTGCGGGTCGCTGGCTGGGGTATGATCCCGGCGCTGACGGTGATGGTGGTGAAATCCTATCTGGCGGCTCTGGAGCGGACTCAGGTCGTGTTCTGGGTAACGGTTGGAGCGGTCTTTGCCAATGCCGCAGCGAACTATGCGCTGATCTTCGGCAATTGGGGGGCACCGGAACTGGGAATAACCGGGGCGGCGATCGCCTCGATCTGCACGCAGATGGTGTCGCTGGTGGCGGTGCTGGCCTATGCCTTGTGGGTCCTGCCGCAACACACGCTGTTCCGCCGCTTCTGGCGCCCGGATAGCGAGATGTTCCGGCGCGTGGTGCGGCTGGGGGTGCCGATTGCCCTGACCAACCTGGCCGAGGTGAGCCTGTTTTCCGCCTCCGCCGTGATGATGGGCTGGCTGGGGGCGGTGCCCCTGGCCGCGCATGGGATCGCGATCCAGCTGGCTGCAGCCACGTTCATGGTGCATCTGGGCCTGTCGAATGCCGCGACCATCCGGGCGGGCAATGCCTATGGCCGGCGCGACAGAGAGCATATGGCGCGCGGCGGCAAGGTGGTGATCGCGATGTCGCTGATGATGTCCCTGGTGACGATCGCGCTGTTCTTGACCTGCGCCGAACCGCTGATCTCGCTCTTCATGGAGCCGGACGACCCGAACCGGCCCGAGATCCTGGCCATTGGGGTCGGGCTGCTGGCGATGGCGGCGTTGTTCCAGCTGGTCGATGGTGCACAGGTGATGGCGCTGGGCCTGTTGCGCGGGGTGCAGGATACGACGGTGCCGATGATCATGGCCGCGGTCAGTTACTGGCTGGTCGGCATCCCGGCCTCTTATGTGCTGGGATTCGTGCTGCGCTGGGAAGGGATCGGCGTCTGGGCCGGCCTTTCCGTGGGGCTCGCCTGCGCGGGAAGCTTGCTGATGACCCGGTTCTGGCGCCGCTCGATCCGGTTGATCGACTAG